GGCATGCGTGTGCACATGGGACAAGCACGCGTGTgcctgtgcatgcatacacatgcccACCCCTGGTCATGCACATGTACAAGCATGCATGTACAAGAACCCCTGTGGGTGCACGTGTGtgcccatgtgtgtgcatgccccaGGGTGCAGGCATGTGCAAATAGGGTATCTATGTGTGGGCATGGAGTGGTGCATACGCCTGCCTGTGCCCTTGCACAGGTTAAAGCCAGTGCAGGTTTGTGTCCTCATGCGTGtgcacatacgtgtgtgtgtgcatggatgttCATGGggtggatgtgtatgtgtgtgcatgatggtggatatgtgtgcatgcatgtgtgtgcatggggtgaatatgtttgtgtgtgcatgcacaaaccaATGTGCGTACTTGCCTGTGCCTGTGCACACGTGAACCCTGCACACGCTCATGTACTCACACGTGGATGGCTACATGTGTGCATTCACACACCAACGTGTGCCTGCCTGTGCCCACACAATCATCAAGCCAGCATGCactcatgtgtgtgcatgtgagggggagatgcgtgtgtgtgtgtgtgtactacacacatgtgtgcatgtgcctgcctgTGCCCTTTCCCATGTGAAGCCTGCACACGCACGTATACTCACCCGTGTGCCCCCACATAGGAGTACACGCAGGGCCtcggagctcctgcccctctgattGGATGATGTTTCCCACTGTCTCCAGCTGCaccccagggcccagctgggtagcaaaccccacccccaggggCCTGTGGGCGGGGCTTGGGGGTTCCACACCCACCAGACACTTGGCTCTGATTTGCCTCCTGGGATTAAACCCCGGGTCGGGGCGGaaacgcgggggggggggggggcattaaccCCTTTGCATTTCACTCCGACACCCGGCACACATTGCGGAGCAAGGATGTCTGTGCAGAAAACCTATGAGAGCAGTCCCTGATTGGCCAGTTTGCTGtgaggcccccccacccccccacattgGCTCCCTGtgactcagcccagctgggaccctgggccGGTTCCCACTGCTGTCAAAGCCACATCGGGATTAGTCattcctccccgcccccacaaCCCCTCCGATTGGCCAAGACCTCCCCCCCAACAGTGTTGCCAGGGAACAGGATCCTTGGGAATCTATTTCCATAGCAGCAGGTTCAGATAGGcctagccccccaaccccccccccagacccctgAAATAGCAACTTCCAGCTCCTCATTTACCGTACTGAATAGCGTACCACActcaccttccctccccccaaaaactgGAGTTGAAAAACGGGGAAGCGAACGCCAACCTGGCTCCCTGAAAGGAAATGGTGAAAGAGTCACGCAGCAGCATGTGGTATATGGGTAAATACGGTAAGGGTCCCCTGTAGCTGGGAGGTGCAGGTGGTATGCAGAAAAATATGGTAAGCgtctcattccccacccccccttatATGGGGCATATGGTATGCAGTGAAATACAGTAAGTGCCCCTATATATAGGGACATGTGGTATATAGAGAAATAGGATAAGTGCCCCCATATGTGGGGGATGACAGTATGAAGTTAAATACAGTAAGTGCCCCCATATATGGGGAATTATGGTATAAAGATATGAGGGCACTTAGCGTATGTACatggggcatgtggtatgctataAATACCGTAAGTGCCCCCCTGCCCCGTATGTGGGGGATGACGGTATGCAGAGAAATATGGTAAGTGCCCCCATATATGGGGAATTATGGTATACAGATAAGTACAGTAAGCGTGCCCCAGATGTGGTGTGTGTCGCACAGTATAAATATGGGAAGTGCCCCCCATATAGGTGGGGGTTCCTGTGTTATAGGGATAAATATGATAGTGCCCCCATATGTACGGGATTATGGTATGCAGATAAATATGATAAGTGTCCCATGTATGGGGACTTATGGTATGCAGCTGTGAGAGCATTTACCGTATTTACCTGGGTGTGTGGTATGCTATGGATACAGTAAGTTCTCCCCATATGTGGGGAATTATGGTATGCAGGTAAATACGGTAAATGTCCTCCCTATGCGTGGGGGCATCTGTGTTATATGGATCATTCTGATAAAGTGCCCCTATATGTGGGGGATTATGGTACACAGACACAGGGGTACTCGTGGGGCGTGCGCTATGCTACAAATACAGTATGTGCCCCCCAAGTGTGGGGCGCGATGGCATGCAGATAAATGCAGGAAGTGCCCCCCCCACATACGGGGAGGGAGATGCATGATACGGATAAATACGGTAAGGGCCCATGGCGTGCAGATAACTACGGTAagtgccccagctcccccccaccccatccccttccccataGCAGCCCCGGTTcaaagccagggggtgctgggggctcAGAGggcgtggggggcaggggtcaccgggccggggggggagggtccGGCTCCACGTTGCCTTTTTTAGGCAGGGCCAGAGGCGGCAGCGATGACTCAGGCGGGACCGTGGGAACgagcctcccccccgcccccccgggggTCACGTcagggccttgcaggggggaggagggtggggggggctcctggcgcagcccagccccctccccgggcggagggggtgggggcgtgTGCAAggcgggcagggtgggggggaaactgaggcacgaggGGTGGGGTGTTGAAGAGGGTGGGGGCTGTGCTACTCAAGGGGACGCCCCCCTCAAGGGTTAACTGCCCCCCGCACCAGAAGACCCCAGGCGTGGGCTCCGGCGCCCCgctgccctcccagagctggggctgaccCCAGGccgggaccgggggggggggggatggggggctgcTACCCTCTCCTGGCTGGAAGGGGAACTGGCAGCCCATGTGTCATAGCCCCTGTACCGCCGGTGGGGATTCTCCTGTAGCCCACGGGGGTCTCCTGTGTGTCCAGAGCCCCTGACACACACAGGCCCGCTGGGGGCTGCGAGTGCCCTTGGGGCCCTCACCCGTCGTTAGCCCCTGGGAGCTTgagtcccttccctgcctggggaaggcgtccaggcttcccctgcacaaGTGTGTGCAAGAGGGCAGCGAGCGTGAGTGCACAATGGTAgcgaggggctgtgggtgagtgTGAATGGGCCACTGGGCGGGCAcactcatgtgtgtgtgtgtgtgtgtgcaaagggTGGGGTGAGAGTGCACACGCGTGTAGGGAGGGTGGAGAGAGCTTGTGCGGGGATGGAGCAGCCGTCCCCAGTGCTCCTTGtgcaccttcccccccccgctgcactttctccccctccagccccctccggGGGGTCCGtggagacccccccaccccctagacCCTCccgcagcccccagcctccacacctcccaccccccagacagcccctctacCTACCTCCCCCCACGTCCCCTCTATCCATCCACCTCCCATCTTCCCCTCCTCTCTggccatccatccatccatccatccatccatccatccatccatccatccccacacATGCCCCTGTACCTACCTACCACCCCACAGCCCGCTCCGTTCCACCTACCCATCCGTCCTCCTCTACCCAACCAtccccacagcccctctgcctacctacccccacccctccatgcagcctGTACtctacctctccccccacccctctgaccCCTCGACCCACATCCCCCCTCTGCACCTACCCACCCATCCCCACACGCCTCCTTTACTACCTACCGACCTTCATGCGTTCTCCGGCCGGCCGGCCCTCCATCCATCTGTACGGCCCTATGGAGATccatccttcctccctccccctatcCATCCATCTCTATGCCCGCTCCTCCATCCATCCCTCCTGATCCATGGAGGCCCATCCATCCCCGCAAACACCGTCCATCTACGCATCCATCATCCCTCCGTCCCTGCACGCTCCCTCCATCTATCCCTGcattccctctgcccctctctccataCACCCCCATAGACAGTGGAGgcttatctgccccccaccccaccactcccAGCCATGCGGTATGCTATAAATACAGTAAGTGCCCCCATATGTGGGGAATTACTGTATAcagataaatatggtaaatgCCCCCCCATATACGTGGGGGTGCCTGTGTTATATGGATCATTATGATAAAGTGCCCCTATATGTGGGGGATTATGGTAGACAGATACAGGGGTACTCGTGGGGCGTGTGGTATGCTACAAATACAGTAAGTGCCCCCCATAAGGGGGGGTGATGTAATGCAGATAAATACGGGAAGTGCCCCCATAtacggggggggtgggggggaatgcatGATATGGATAAATACAGTAAGGGCCCATGGCGTGCAGATAATTACGGTAAGTGCCCCCGCCACCTTCCCCATAGTGGCCCCCATGCCCGGTCCCCATTACCCCCATGCCAAGGGGCCCTGGACTGGGGGGGCaaagcccctgcctcctgcaacaaggagctggggggggggcttgtaGCTGGTTCTAGGATGAGAGGTATGGGGCAGGCCCGAACGCCCGGGTTCCCCACGGctgcctggctcttcctgcctcagtttccccacctgggtCAGGGCGGGCGGGGGCAGAGCCGGCGCCTGGGAAAGCTCGTGGGGAATGTCTCTGCCGGCCAAGTTTGGTCTGGAaaagaagcgggggggggggggggcggggggggggagcaggaggaaagagCCCAGACAGATAAATACAGGGGCTATTTTGGGCCCCGGGCAGTCCCCCGGGAAGGCTCCGGGGGGTGCGAGGGCAGCGCAGCTGTGTCTGCCCCCAGccgggcatggggggggcaggagcaggccggGGGTGGTGGGTTCGGATTGGGGGGGGTCAAAAGCCCCAGTGATCCAGGCACAGGGAGAGCAGAGACACCGCACGCGGCCttcagcccctcccagcccccagccccggagGAGACGGTGGTAGAGacatgtgcacgtgtgcacacacgtgtgtttGCACAAGGGTGCTAGTTGAGCCTGTGTGCGTGCACCTATGTGTTTTCACGGGAGAGGGTGATCGGCCTGCAGGCACCGGGGAGGAAACACTTGCATGCGCAAGTAACAGACACGTGTGAACATACACAGGGGTATGTAtgtgggagggtggtggaggtgcatgcacatgtgaacacgtgtgtgcacacaagggggtggtagagatgtgtatGTGAACACGTGCACATGAGTGTGGCAGAGACATGTGAACATACACCTGCACACCCGAGTGGCAGAGGCACATACACAGGTGAATATGTATACACTACAAACTGACCCACTCGTGCACATGGATGAGGGTGACAGAGACCGGCATGTGTGAACGCATACTACAGACACCTGTGTGTGCACAGGTATGAGAGGGCAgcatagacatacacacacatacacactagaCCTACATGTGTGCACACGAGGGTGgcagacacacatgcacctaTACCCAATACAGAGAGACCCATGCATGTACACGAGGGTGGCGGGGACACATgcatatgcaaacacacacacacacacacacacacacacacagagtgcctGGGACACAcatctgcatgtatgtgtgtgcagagCAGTGTGTTTAAGGGTGAGCATACATGGCGCATGTGAACGTGTGTGTAGATAGTGTTTGGGGGTGTACatagtatgtgtgtacacacagcaGTGTATCTGTGTGCACAAGTAGACTGTGTCTTTGGGGATGGGTGTacattgtgcatgtgtgtatacagaacagtgtgtgtgcatgtatgtgtgtgcatgtgcacagcatgTTTGGAGGTAGGCACATGCAGCAGCGTGTATGTTTGTGTGAGTGCACACTGCTATGTGCGcctacatgtgcatgcacgtgtcctggacacctgggtgcccacgtgtgcacatgcacatgcgtTCTAGCAGCCCCTGAATGCCGCGGAGGGACGCACACTTAGCATGTTCCCCTGCACtcttgcatgtgtgcacacgtgcgCTGGGCCGGCCCtagccctgccacacacactccTCCAGCTCCCTTGTGCAAACATGAGCACCCTCGTGCAAAAACACGTGTGCAGCGATCATCGAGTCTGGGTCCTCCTGGAGGGGAGCAGCGGGCTCGCCCACCAGCCCGTCCCTCGTGTAACACAAGCGCCCCCGTCCACGTGCAAGCCACAGCCCTGGCCGGCGGCCTCCGcgtcttgcccctggggcagaagaaGGCGCGCCAGGGACGGGGCAAGGGGTGACAGGCAGGAGGAGAGCGCGGGCGGGAGCACggaggaggctggagcagccaaaggaagggaagggaagggaagggaagggaaggaggggaggggaagggccggGCCCGGGGGCACGGGGCAGGCAGGCCGGCCCTGCTTGCAGACGGGAAGGCGGGCGGGGGCGAGGGGAGCGGCGCCGAGGAGGGGAGGCGGGAAAGCCCGACGGGCCCGGGCGGGAGGGACAAGCGACAACGGCGGCGGGAACAAAACCCCGCCCCGAGCGAGCGGGCACAGAacggaagtggggggaggggaggggaggggcggggcggacggggggcggggcggggcgagggaaaagagaaaaaagaaaagacaaaaaaggggagaaaagggaaaaaagaaagcaaggggcgggagcgggggcggaggaaggagggggaggaggcaagaAGTGGGCGGGGTATGCTcaagccccgccccaccccgacTCTCGCTGCCCTTCCCAAGATGGGGCGGGGCGCAGCCCGACGCGATGGCGCCGCGCCCGGGAGTGGGCGGGGCTTCGCACAGCCAGCACATGGTGGGCCCGGCTCTTCTTAAAGGGCCAGCGTCCCCGGGCAGCCCAGACCTGTccggagctgcagctgccccgcgCCCTCCCGCAGGCACCGGGCAGGTGAGAGGCCGAGGCGGGGCGCAGTGGGACCCAGTGGCTAGAGGGAGGGGGCGGAATCTGGCTGTTCCCCcgctgggaggggcagtgggacccaggggctggagcagtgcGGACTCCTggtccccgggggggggggtgcagtggttAGAGCGGGTCAGGACACCCGggttctccccccgccccccccccacgggACCCAATGGGCTGAGCAGGCAGAGCCGGGactctgggaggggtgggggcagcagggagccgaGACGCCTGCCCCGGGGCGAGGCAGCAGCCCGGCACCTTGCTCCTGCTTGCCTCAGTTTGCCCACCTGCAGATTGGGGAGGGGCGGATCAGGAGCCCTGAGCTCCAGGTCTCCAAATGCCCCTAACACGTGACCCCCCGCTCCCCCGGGGCAGAGTGCGCCCAGGAGCCgtaccccccagccccccacaaggTTTGggtcccaggccccactccacgcCCTCCAATGCTATTTCAGAGCTGGGAAGAAACCccggtgccccccacccccccagggctgccagtGGGACCCCGGTGTGcggcccccccagcaccaccgctctcaccactgctccccactgccctgccgcACCAGGCCCAAGCCGGGCCGCCGTCCCCACCCAGGGCTTTTCCACCCACGGTGCCCTAGATACCAGCGCTTGCAACAGCCCGCTCCCAAGTGCCTCCCACACGTCTGCCCAAGGGAGCAGGACTCAGCTTCCTGCCTTAACTAACACCCCcgctcccacccccacaaccgTCCAGCCCCACGCAAGGGGGAATGTGGCCCACTCTACTTGGATCCCCACCAACCCCTGCCTTTGAACCCTGACTCTGGAGACACCTGGACGGCTGGGTGAACCCAGCCGTccaggcccccctgcccccacacaggggGTCAACCGGGGCGgcaaacccaggtgtctgggcctgACCCCTGTCTCTCCCCGCAGGCATGGCCGTGGCGGAGCCGGCGCCGGTGGGCACGCTGGCGCGCTGGTACCTGTACGGCCTGCACGGCTACGCCTGCGAGGTGCTGGCGGCGGCCGCCACGGGCTTCTGGGAGCGGCGCGACTGGCGGCTGCGCGGCTACAGCAGCGCCTGGGCCGGGCCCCTGTACGCGACGCCCGCGCTGGCGCTGGAGACCCTGTACCCCCGGCTGCGcgggcactgctgcctgccctgccgcTGCCTGCTCTACGCCCTCCTGCTCTACGCCTGGCGCCTGGCGGCCGGCGCCACCCTGCACGCGCTGGGCGCCTGCCCCTGGGACCCGCGCGGGCGCCAAGGGGTGCTGGAGCTCGGCCCGGCCTGCGTCCTGGGGGGGCTCCTGCTCGAGAAGCTGCTGGTGGAGCCCGCGCTGCGCCTGCGCCTGGCTCCGcggtgcccccagccccctgcgccGCCTGAACCCGTCTTCCAGCTCAAGGACGACTGAGGGGGGGAGGCTGAGACCCCCCGCGATGCCCCAGGGACCCCCTGGACCCAGCCGGGATGTGCAGTGCCTCGGCCGCTGACCCCCGCTAACATCCAGGGCCCCCCCTagaccctcctgggcctccaccaggcCTCTGAGACCCCCCACCAGGATCCTTCCAGACCCCTTTTAGGACACCCCGCAGGTCCTAGCTGGGACACCCCTCCAGGGCTCTAAGAcccacccccaagccacagctgGGGCCTTGAGGCACCTGAGATGCCCCAGGACCCCCCAACACCACAGCACAACCCCTCACTACCTCCCAGATGCCCTGGGATCCCCCAAGATCCCTCCTGGGACCCCCTAAAGGCTCCCAGATCCCTTCAGTCTCCTCCTCCCAATAACCCCCCACCCTATgagacccccccccaccaattcCCATAGCCTCTCCCCCTACAGCCCCTCCCAAGACCCCCTGGGTCTTTctgaccctgccccccagcagctggggaggggtcacagggggaggggtgggctgtcCTGCACCCAGGAGCTCAACCCAGGGTTACTCACACTGGAGCTCCTGACCCACCTCCTTTATACCAGGGGAAAAGGGGTAGGCCCTACATGCCAGCCCCTCATTGGCTGGGGTGCAGGAAGAGGTGGGGCCTCCAGGGGGTCATCCCCCCCCAGGGAGCTGGCTCTGGTCCTAGGGCTTGGTTGGAGGCGCCCAGCCCTGGGGAGGAACCGCTGGGGATTAAATGGCTCCCACGTTTCTCCTGGTGCCTGGTTCTTGCTCCTGACGCTGGGCCAGGGTGGTTGTACCCaggtcctgccaggcagagcacGAGGGGGTCAACCCCCCACTACCCCCTGCTAGCACGGGGGGCTGGAGGGATGAGGTAACCCAaccagggcggggtggggggtgggtggcagAGTCACggggcagagctgccctgggcaggacgGGGCGCGGAGCCAGTGGCTGCAGAGGAGTGGGGTCGGCCGTTGGTTGCCACCACCGCGGATGGAGAGCTGGGGGCACGGGGGAGGCAGGCCGTGAACAGGGAGACTCCCCCTGACCAGctgccggcagtgtggggaccctgacATGCGGAGGTGCCTGccgtgctgggctgcagggggggtggggggggtgctggctccaggacaAGAGCTCAGTGGTTAAAGCAAGGTGGAGGAGGGGCTGAagcccctcccaggggcagggcctaGGCGCACACAGACATTGAGGGGGGGGCAGCACAGACCCCCCACTCAAAGAGCAACACATGGGCCTGCCTGGGCGGGTGGTAGTTTATTCATTCATAAACTCAACAGGGCACTTAGGAGATGCCCCCCACAAcccagggcactgggggggggctggcagcacagcctggtggggggAGCATCTGAGATCGCCCCCAGCATGGCAGAAAGGCCTGAAGacccatggggctgggcaggggggccagaTCCAGGGAGCCTTCCTGGGGGGGGGCGCTCCCGGGGGCTACAGCTTGGAGAAGACGACGTCCTTGGGGCTT
This sequence is a window from Alligator mississippiensis isolate rAllMis1 chromosome 15, rAllMis1, whole genome shotgun sequence. Protein-coding genes within it:
- the LOC106737391 gene encoding transmembrane protein 229B, with product MAVAEPAPVGTLARWYLYGLHGYACEVLAAAATGFWERRDWRLRGYSSAWAGPLYATPALALETLYPRLRGHCCLPCRCLLYALLLYAWRLAAGATLHALGACPWDPRGRQGVLELGPACVLGGLLLEKLLVEPALRLRLAPRCPQPPAPPEPVFQLKDD